Proteins encoded together in one Thermomonospora curvata DSM 43183 window:
- a CDS encoding ExeM/NucH family extracellular endonuclease, whose product MPPASAPSAAALAIALTIGSGSGAAPADDPGCSAPPTHRIAQVQGPGDATPLSGRIVRVEGVVTGDFQRGDQLGGFFLQDPSPDDDPATSEGLFAYAGPGVRDVRVGDRVLVTGRAVEFNGLTELSPVTAVDVCGTGTVEPVRYRLPRPEGVTFEPVENMLVTFPQELTATEHYRLGRYGELTVSAGGRLFQPTDRPGVSAERNDRRRLLIDDGSTVQNPATIPFTEPHVVRPGDTVRGLTGVLGYGFGAYRLHPTEPAVFRRANPRPAAPGPVGPATVKVASFNTLNWFTTVGGRGATTPLERERQLAKLVAALKGMDADVVGLMEVENNGDAAVKALVDRLNAAVGAGAYSWIRHPGPGGDAIHVALIYRPGRVRPVGPARTAADAVFERPPLAQTFRHAGGGTPFTVIVGHLKSKRCDGASGPDADQGDGQGCYNARRVRQARALAELAAAVPHPLVIGDLNSYGREDPIKTLAASGLAGQTERFVPAGRRYSHVFDGQAGELDHVLAPPALARWITGVTIWHINADEPPIVDYNTEDNPPRLYRPDAYRSSDHDPVIVGLRPPGAPQRR is encoded by the coding sequence ATGCCCCCCGCTTCAGCCCCCAGCGCGGCGGCCCTGGCGATCGCCTTGACGATCGGCTCGGGCTCCGGCGCCGCCCCCGCCGACGACCCCGGGTGCAGCGCTCCGCCCACCCACCGGATCGCCCAGGTGCAGGGCCCCGGAGACGCCACCCCGCTGTCAGGGCGCATCGTGCGGGTCGAAGGCGTCGTCACCGGGGACTTCCAGCGCGGCGACCAGCTCGGCGGCTTCTTCCTGCAGGACCCCTCCCCCGACGATGACCCGGCCACCTCCGAAGGATTGTTCGCCTACGCCGGGCCCGGCGTGCGGGACGTGCGGGTCGGCGACCGGGTCCTGGTCACCGGACGGGCCGTGGAGTTCAACGGCCTGACCGAGCTGTCCCCGGTCACCGCCGTGGACGTGTGCGGCACCGGGACGGTGGAACCGGTCCGCTACCGCCTGCCCCGGCCGGAGGGCGTCACGTTCGAGCCGGTGGAGAACATGCTGGTGACCTTCCCCCAGGAGCTCACCGCCACCGAGCACTACCGGCTCGGCCGGTACGGGGAGCTGACGGTCTCGGCCGGGGGACGGCTGTTCCAGCCCACCGACCGCCCCGGCGTCTCCGCAGAACGCAACGACCGGCGGCGGCTGCTCATCGACGACGGCTCCACCGTGCAGAACCCCGCCACCATCCCGTTCACCGAGCCGCACGTGGTCCGGCCGGGCGACACGGTGCGCGGCCTGACCGGCGTGCTCGGTTATGGCTTCGGCGCCTACCGGCTGCACCCCACCGAACCGGCGGTCTTCCGGCGCGCCAATCCGCGCCCGGCCGCACCCGGGCCGGTGGGACCCGCCACCGTCAAGGTCGCCTCGTTCAACACCCTCAACTGGTTCACCACGGTGGGCGGCCGCGGCGCCACCACCCCGCTGGAGCGGGAGCGCCAGCTCGCCAAGCTGGTCGCCGCGCTCAAGGGCATGGACGCCGACGTGGTCGGCCTGATGGAGGTGGAGAACAACGGCGATGCCGCCGTCAAGGCGCTGGTCGACCGGCTGAACGCGGCCGTGGGCGCGGGCGCCTACTCCTGGATCCGCCATCCCGGTCCAGGCGGGGACGCCATCCACGTCGCACTGATCTACCGGCCGGGCCGGGTGCGGCCGGTGGGACCGGCCCGCACCGCGGCCGATGCGGTCTTCGAGCGGCCCCCGCTGGCGCAGACCTTCCGGCACGCGGGCGGCGGCACGCCGTTCACCGTGATCGTCGGCCACCTCAAGTCCAAGCGCTGCGACGGCGCCAGCGGGCCGGACGCCGACCAGGGCGACGGGCAGGGCTGCTACAACGCCCGGCGCGTCCGGCAGGCCCGGGCGCTGGCGGAGCTGGCCGCCGCGGTGCCGCACCCGCTGGTGATCGGCGACCTGAACTCCTACGGGCGGGAAGACCCGATCAAGACACTGGCGGCATCCGGGCTGGCCGGCCAGACCGAGCGGTTCGTCCCGGCCGGGCGCCGCTACAGCCACGTCTTCGACGGCCAGGCCGGCGAACTGGACCATGTGCTGGCCCCGCCGGCCCTGGCGCGGTGGATCACCGGCGTCACC
- a CDS encoding AraC family transcriptional regulator, with product MDALASLLDGPRARGAFLLKAVLDPPWAMRVQDRAPLTLVAMLRGEAWAIPQAGEPVKAGAGEVMIIRGPDPYVVADDPATPPGIVIHPGGRCSDPTGRDLHDELTLGVRTWGNAPDGAHRMLVGTYRMSGEIGARLLAALPPLLTVEPESPLVALLEQEMTRDEPGQEVMLDRLLDLLLITSLRTWFTRRRDAAPAWYRALADPVVGRALRMMHQDPARPWTVAALAGRTGVSRAALARRFTELVGEPPMAYLTGWRLALAADLLREPEATVASVARRVGYGSPFAFSAAFKRVRGVSPRQYRAMVTGSRDGEHSPAPATDRDTAADSPEG from the coding sequence ATGGATGCTCTGGCGAGCCTGCTGGACGGGCCGAGGGCACGGGGCGCCTTCCTGCTGAAGGCCGTCCTGGATCCCCCGTGGGCGATGCGGGTGCAGGACCGGGCGCCGCTGACCCTGGTGGCGATGCTGCGCGGGGAGGCCTGGGCGATCCCGCAGGCGGGGGAACCGGTCAAGGCCGGCGCCGGGGAGGTGATGATCATCCGCGGCCCGGACCCGTACGTGGTCGCCGACGACCCGGCCACACCGCCCGGCATCGTCATCCACCCCGGCGGGCGCTGCAGCGACCCCACCGGGCGCGACCTGCACGATGAGCTGACGCTGGGCGTGCGGACCTGGGGCAACGCCCCCGACGGCGCGCACCGGATGCTGGTGGGGACGTACCGGATGAGCGGCGAGATCGGTGCCCGGCTGCTGGCGGCGCTGCCGCCGCTGCTGACGGTGGAGCCGGAATCGCCGCTGGTGGCGCTGCTCGAGCAGGAGATGACCCGCGACGAGCCGGGCCAGGAGGTCATGCTGGACCGGCTGCTGGACCTGCTGCTGATCACGTCGCTGCGGACCTGGTTCACCCGCCGCCGCGACGCCGCCCCGGCCTGGTACCGGGCGCTCGCCGACCCGGTGGTGGGACGGGCGCTGCGGATGATGCACCAGGACCCGGCGCGGCCGTGGACGGTGGCCGCGCTGGCGGGCCGGACCGGGGTGTCCCGGGCCGCGCTGGCCCGCCGCTTCACCGAACTGGTCGGCGAGCCGCCGATGGCCTACCTGACCGGCTGGCGGCTGGCGCTGGCCGCCGACCTGCTGCGGGAGCCGGAGGCCACGGTGGCCTCGGTGGCGCGGCGGGTGGGCTACGGCAGCCCGTTCGCCTTCAGCGCCGCCTTCAAGCGGGTGCGCGGGGTCAGCCCGCGGCAGTACCGGGCGATGGTCACCGGATCCCGGGACGGGGAGCACTCCCCTGCGCCCGCCACAGATCGCGACACGGCGGCCGACTCACCTGAAGGGTGA
- a CDS encoding DUF1772 domain-containing protein: protein MKVLQIFSLVAAATTMGLAAGLFTSFSYAVMPGLARTGDRVFIDAMQRINTAILNGWFALVFAGAIVFTGLAVGVHLGGDHRAMLPWLVAAFALYAAVLVITFTVNVPLNDALAAAGDAGGLADPAAVRAEFEGRWVSWNVVRSVLSTAALVCLVWALIRSGRAL, encoded by the coding sequence ATGAAAGTGCTCCAGATCTTTTCGCTGGTGGCGGCCGCGACCACGATGGGCCTTGCGGCGGGCCTGTTCACGAGCTTCTCCTACGCCGTCATGCCCGGCCTCGCCCGGACCGGCGACCGCGTGTTCATCGACGCCATGCAGCGCATCAACACCGCCATCCTCAACGGCTGGTTCGCGCTGGTGTTCGCCGGTGCGATCGTCTTCACCGGCCTGGCCGTGGGCGTCCACCTGGGCGGGGACCACCGGGCCATGCTGCCCTGGCTGGTCGCGGCCTTCGCGCTGTACGCGGCGGTGCTGGTGATCACGTTCACCGTCAACGTGCCGCTCAACGACGCCCTCGCCGCCGCCGGCGACGCCGGGGGCCTGGCCGATCCGGCCGCGGTGCGCGCCGAGTTCGAAGGCAGGTGGGTGAGCTGGAACGTCGTGCGCTCGGTGCTGTCCACCGCCGCCCTGGTCTGCCTGGTGTGGGCCCTGATCCGCTCCGGGCGCGCCCTGTAG
- a CDS encoding cellulase family glycosylhydrolase yields MRSPVRSSAALAMPLLLAASLLGAPPPANAAAPPAAQRQALSVAPKAGEWVFRDRTGREVVLRGFNVSGSAKLRETGLLPFRDAADAARSAQAMRDLTGANAIRFLITWEGVQPAPGRIDHAYLDRAAEQIRAFISRGFYVLLDYHQDLYSAHLFHAGSWYTGDGAPRWAVEGGGYPKEFCGLCIVWGQNMLTNQAVRRAARDFWHNRAMPTAVGPVRVQDAFVEQATAAMAHLKRRLTAGEFRSILGLDPFNEPFDGGLDDVRGADWEREYLLPFYRRMRAAMDAAGWDAKPIFVEPLPFWNVGFFEQGGLSAVGKLGARYVFNSHFYDGARMTIDPRPAGDGAYAAAMNEIRDRARTLATAPFLSEFGNRMSGFGSDRTPWMVRAMYQGADHGVRGADWWRRAASGGTVLSATHWHWDIYSGRHHEPMNGNPRKVRTEGDAWNDEDFSVVRTDETGRVRLRLDRRVLDRLYPSAVAGDILAFAYEDLARSGFAGRGSQAAWLAAPAAMPNVAALVHGRQFGVLVWRAPAAAPQAPTELHLPGSFTPGRTVVVGDLTARRGLSSSGPVRIAPEPGSSSARRLLVDHGGGGAVHVMLVVNAATGPPVTAAQLAAARAELTAWAARYFPAR; encoded by the coding sequence ATGAGATCGCCCGTGCGCTCGTCGGCGGCCCTCGCCATGCCGCTTCTGCTCGCCGCGTCCCTGCTCGGCGCGCCGCCGCCGGCGAACGCGGCCGCGCCGCCCGCCGCCCAGCGGCAGGCCCTGTCGGTCGCCCCCAAGGCGGGGGAGTGGGTGTTCCGCGACCGGACGGGCCGTGAGGTGGTGCTGCGGGGCTTCAACGTCTCCGGCAGCGCCAAGCTGCGGGAGACCGGCCTGCTGCCGTTCCGCGACGCGGCGGACGCGGCCCGCTCGGCGCAGGCCATGCGGGACCTCACCGGCGCCAACGCGATCCGCTTCCTGATCACCTGGGAGGGCGTGCAGCCGGCCCCCGGCCGCATCGATCACGCCTACCTGGACCGGGCGGCCGAGCAGATCCGCGCTTTCATCTCCCGCGGCTTTTACGTCCTGCTCGACTATCACCAGGACCTGTACTCGGCGCACCTGTTCCACGCCGGCAGCTGGTACACCGGGGACGGCGCCCCCAGGTGGGCGGTCGAGGGCGGCGGCTATCCCAAGGAGTTCTGCGGCCTGTGCATCGTCTGGGGCCAGAACATGCTGACCAACCAGGCGGTGCGCCGGGCCGCCCGCGACTTTTGGCACAACCGGGCGATGCCGACCGCCGTGGGGCCGGTCCGCGTCCAGGACGCCTTCGTCGAGCAGGCGACCGCGGCCATGGCCCACCTCAAGCGGAGGCTGACCGCCGGGGAGTTCCGATCGATCCTCGGCCTGGACCCCTTCAACGAGCCCTTCGACGGCGGCCTGGACGACGTCCGCGGCGCCGACTGGGAACGGGAGTACCTGCTGCCGTTCTACCGGCGGATGCGCGCCGCGATGGACGCGGCCGGCTGGGACGCCAAGCCCATCTTCGTGGAGCCGCTGCCGTTCTGGAACGTCGGCTTCTTCGAACAGGGCGGCCTGTCGGCGGTCGGGAAACTGGGCGCCCGCTACGTGTTCAACAGCCACTTCTACGACGGCGCCCGCATGACCATCGACCCCCGCCCCGCCGGGGACGGCGCTTATGCCGCGGCCATGAACGAGATCCGCGACCGGGCGCGCACCCTGGCCACCGCCCCGTTCCTTTCTGAGTTCGGCAACCGCATGTCCGGGTTCGGCAGCGACCGCACCCCGTGGATGGTGCGCGCGATGTACCAGGGGGCGGACCACGGCGTCCGCGGCGCCGACTGGTGGCGGCGGGCCGCCTCCGGCGGCACCGTGCTGTCGGCCACCCACTGGCACTGGGACATCTACAGCGGACGCCACCACGAGCCGATGAACGGCAACCCCCGCAAGGTCCGAACCGAAGGCGACGCCTGGAACGATGAGGACTTCTCGGTGGTGCGCACCGACGAGACCGGCCGGGTGAGGCTCCGGCTCGACCGGCGCGTCCTGGACCGCCTCTATCCGAGCGCGGTGGCCGGCGACATCCTGGCGTTCGCCTACGAGGACCTGGCCCGCTCCGGCTTCGCCGGGCGGGGGAGCCAGGCCGCATGGCTGGCGGCCCCGGCCGCGATGCCCAACGTGGCGGCCCTGGTCCACGGCCGCCAGTTCGGCGTGCTGGTCTGGCGCGCCCCCGCCGCCGCGCCGCAGGCGCCGACCGAACTGCACCTGCCCGGCTCGTTCACCCCCGGGCGCACGGTCGTCGTCGGCGATCTGACCGCCCGCCGCGGCCTGTCGTCCTCCGGCCCGGTCCGCATCGCTCCCGAGCCGGGTTCCTCCTCCGCCCGCCGCCTGCTGGTCGACCACGGCGGCGGCGGTGCGGTCCACGTGATGCTGGTCGTCAACGCCGCGACCGGCCCGCCCGTCACCGCCGCCCAGTTGGCCGCCGCCCGCGCCGAACTGACCGCTTGGGCGGCCCGGTACTTTCCGGCGCGCTGA
- a CDS encoding multidrug effflux MFS transporter, whose amino-acid sequence MLKNPAVPSRPGVSGLLLVVLALLNTVAPFATDMYLPAFTDMADDLGAGASSVQLTLTAFLIGLAVGQLTIGPLSDRFGRRVPLLIATCAATAAAVVCALSPNVWVLVAARFVQGFAGAAGIVIGRAVAADRTGGQAAAKVFSLLTSISGIAPVVAPLAGGLLVPAGWRMEFWALTGISALMLLGALLVVPESLPPERRHRGGLAATGRTMRHLLADRGYLGYILTFGLGFTGLMGYISASPFVIKNVLGLSTSAYSADFAVNALGMVTAGLINARLIGRFTPQGLLGFGQGAVLTGSAVLLAMLAAGAPAAAVLPVLFLTVSCVAFVMGNSAALALGRARHASGTGAAMMGALQFACGALVSPLVGLGGEETGVPMGIALVTAAVLGIGAHLLARTVPASRSAAPEPREGEGPRAEPAQQTTGR is encoded by the coding sequence ATGCTCAAAAACCCCGCCGTCCCTTCCCGGCCCGGCGTGTCCGGGCTGCTGCTGGTGGTCCTGGCCCTGCTGAACACGGTGGCGCCGTTCGCCACCGACATGTACCTGCCGGCCTTCACCGACATGGCCGACGACCTGGGCGCCGGCGCCTCCAGCGTCCAGCTCACGCTCACCGCCTTCCTGATCGGGCTGGCCGTCGGGCAGCTGACCATCGGCCCGCTGTCGGACCGCTTCGGCCGCCGCGTCCCGCTGCTGATCGCCACCTGCGCGGCCACCGCCGCCGCCGTGGTGTGCGCGCTGTCCCCCAACGTGTGGGTGCTGGTGGCGGCGCGGTTCGTCCAGGGCTTCGCCGGGGCGGCGGGCATCGTCATCGGGCGCGCGGTGGCCGCCGACCGCACCGGAGGCCAGGCGGCGGCCAAGGTGTTCTCGCTGCTGACCAGCATCAGCGGCATCGCCCCCGTGGTCGCCCCGCTGGCCGGCGGCCTGCTGGTGCCCGCCGGCTGGCGCATGGAGTTCTGGGCGCTGACGGGCATCTCGGCGCTGATGCTGCTGGGCGCCCTGCTGGTGGTCCCCGAGTCGCTGCCACCGGAGCGGCGGCACCGGGGAGGCCTGGCCGCCACCGGCCGGACGATGCGGCACCTGCTGGCCGACCGCGGCTACCTCGGCTACATCCTCACCTTCGGGCTGGGCTTCACCGGGCTGATGGGCTACATCTCCGCCTCGCCCTTCGTGATCAAGAACGTGCTGGGGCTGTCCACCTCCGCCTACTCGGCGGACTTCGCCGTCAACGCGCTGGGCATGGTGACCGCCGGGCTGATCAACGCCCGGCTGATCGGGCGTTTCACCCCGCAAGGGCTGCTGGGCTTCGGCCAGGGCGCCGTGCTGACCGGCTCGGCCGTCCTGCTGGCGATGCTGGCCGCCGGAGCGCCCGCCGCCGCGGTGCTGCCGGTGCTGTTCCTGACGGTGAGCTGCGTTGCGTTCGTCATGGGCAACTCGGCGGCGCTGGCGCTGGGACGCGCCCGGCACGCCTCGGGCACCGGCGCCGCCATGATGGGCGCCCTGCAGTTCGCCTGCGGCGCCCTGGTCTCCCCCTTGGTGGGGCTGGGCGGGGAGGAGACCGGCGTCCCCATGGGCATCGCCCTGGTGACCGCCGCCGTCCTGGGCATCGGCGCCCACCTGCTGGCCCGCACCGTCCCGGCCTCCCGCTCCGCGGCCCCGGAACCGCGGGAAGGGGAAGGGCCGCGCGCCGAACCGGCGCAGCAGACGACGGGACGCTGA
- a CDS encoding MarR family winged helix-turn-helix transcriptional regulator — protein sequence MHRSSELRELAPVLRDLNRLLLRTGPRQAGIAPLPPSEADLLRLIVHQPGLSPGRLAAAMQMKPSNISAALRHLAELGLVSRQVDPADRRSGRVLPTDRAVENARRIEDARARMLEEALGDLAPHQVEAILRAVPALRALERALHARTERAAGAAGGVAERPSGRDGKAG from the coding sequence ATGCACCGCTCCTCCGAGCTCCGTGAGCTGGCCCCGGTCCTGCGCGACCTCAACCGCCTTCTGCTGCGCACCGGTCCCCGGCAGGCCGGGATCGCCCCGCTGCCGCCCTCGGAGGCCGACCTGCTGCGGCTGATCGTCCACCAGCCCGGCCTGAGCCCCGGCCGGCTGGCCGCCGCGATGCAGATGAAGCCCAGCAACATCAGCGCCGCCCTGCGGCACTTGGCCGAATTGGGCCTGGTCAGCCGCCAGGTCGACCCGGCGGACCGGCGCAGCGGCCGCGTCCTGCCCACCGACCGGGCCGTGGAGAACGCCCGCCGCATCGAAGACGCGCGGGCGCGCATGCTGGAGGAGGCGCTCGGCGACCTGGCCCCTCACCAGGTGGAGGCGATCCTGCGGGCCGTCCCCGCGCTGCGGGCCCTGGAGCGCGCTCTGCACGCGCGTACCGAACGGGCGGCCGGGGCCGCCGGAGGTGTTGCGGAGCGTCCGTCCGGCCGGGACGGCAAAGCGGGGTGA
- a CDS encoding CHAP domain-containing protein, with the protein MDPIGEKILEVAKAELGYREESGGYTKYGDWYGKNVDKSPYFATAAWCDMFLAWAAHKAGVAEWAGQFAYTPFHAAWFKQQGAWGTDPQPGAIVFFDWGGSKSLDAIDHVGIVEKVEGKRIHTIEGNADGVHLKRKVRTPDTIVGYGYPSKVKVKGKSVESVTSSGAPPEKYVPKHAAPAPKVDSLGGGATAVAATQGVAPRERENPPQEQHLPGLTDLLTIALAGSVALAVGKSAVVKLPELRIPGSLRLEGLRLPTSSPIRVRKRGRHHRTPVALPADVTPADLAAADRETVAMPLVSAAVAAEAEDREFWSQISRLEEEGDLEFWSAIADAVAEAEVKVPASGERA; encoded by the coding sequence ATGGATCCCATCGGGGAAAAGATCCTTGAGGTCGCCAAAGCCGAACTGGGATACCGAGAGGAATCGGGCGGCTACACCAAGTACGGCGACTGGTACGGCAAGAACGTCGACAAAAGCCCCTACTTCGCCACCGCGGCCTGGTGCGACATGTTCCTGGCCTGGGCCGCCCACAAGGCCGGCGTCGCCGAGTGGGCGGGCCAGTTCGCCTACACCCCCTTCCACGCCGCGTGGTTCAAGCAGCAGGGCGCCTGGGGCACCGACCCTCAGCCCGGCGCCATCGTCTTCTTCGACTGGGGCGGGTCCAAGAGCCTGGACGCCATCGACCACGTGGGCATCGTGGAGAAGGTCGAGGGGAAGCGCATCCACACCATCGAGGGCAACGCCGACGGCGTCCACCTCAAGCGCAAGGTGCGCACCCCCGACACCATCGTCGGCTACGGCTACCCCTCCAAGGTCAAGGTCAAGGGCAAGTCGGTCGAGTCGGTGACCTCCTCCGGCGCCCCCCCGGAAAAGTACGTGCCCAAGCACGCCGCCCCCGCGCCCAAGGTCGACTCGCTCGGCGGCGGGGCGACCGCCGTCGCCGCCACCCAGGGCGTCGCCCCCCGCGAGCGGGAGAACCCGCCGCAGGAGCAGCACCTGCCGGGGCTCACCGACCTGCTGACGATCGCCCTCGCCGGCAGCGTGGCGCTGGCGGTGGGCAAGTCGGCCGTCGTCAAGCTGCCGGAACTGCGGATCCCCGGCTCGCTGCGCCTGGAGGGGCTGCGGCTGCCGACCTCCTCGCCGATCCGGGTCCGCAAGCGCGGACGCCACCACCGCACCCCGGTGGCGCTGCCCGCCGACGTCACCCCCGCGGACCTGGCCGCCGCCGACCGCGAGACCGTGGCGATGCCCCTGGTCAGCGCGGCGGTGGCCGCCGAGGCCGAGGACCGGGAGTTCTGGAGCCAGATCTCCCGCCTGGAGGAGGAGGGCGACCTGGAGTTCTGGAGCGCGATCGCCGACGCGGTCGCCGAGGCCGAGGTCAAGGTCCCGGCCTCGGGCGAGCGGGCCTGA
- a CDS encoding SfnB family sulfur acquisition oxidoreductase: MTTFDQALEAPAASAGRAHVIRTDEEALEIAARLAAEFAPGAAERDARRLLPRAELDRLSESGLLAITVPRRYGGADVRADTLAEVYRLLAEADPNIAQIPHSHVVYLRVLTQQGSEEQRRYFFGEALAGKRFGNAQSEAGTRHAQEYRTRLVPDGNGGYLLNGDKHYCTGALFAHWVPVLAQLEVPGQGDRLHVAYVPRGAPGLEVVDDWTGMGQRLTASGTVRLRNVWVPAERVVPHHLTFTGPQVHGAYAQLLHAAIDVGIAGGALRDAAEFIRTKARPWPDSGCGKAAEDPLLIQRFGELVIAERSARALLAEAGRAVERARHDLTDESAAAASIAVATAKAVADRASVEISNALFELSGTRSSLEEHNLHRHWRNARTHTLHDPVRWKIQHIGRYALNGTLPPRHGAI, from the coding sequence ATGACCACTTTCGACCAGGCTCTGGAGGCCCCGGCGGCCTCCGCCGGTCGTGCCCATGTGATCCGCACCGATGAGGAAGCCCTCGAGATCGCCGCGCGGCTGGCCGCCGAGTTCGCGCCCGGCGCCGCCGAGCGCGACGCCCGGCGCCTGCTGCCGCGGGCCGAGCTGGACCGGCTGTCGGAGAGCGGGCTGCTGGCGATCACCGTGCCGCGCCGCTACGGCGGAGCCGACGTGCGCGCCGACACCCTCGCCGAGGTCTACCGCCTGCTGGCCGAGGCCGACCCCAACATCGCCCAGATCCCCCACAGCCACGTGGTCTACCTGCGCGTGCTGACCCAGCAGGGCAGCGAGGAGCAGCGGCGCTACTTCTTCGGCGAGGCGCTGGCCGGCAAGCGTTTCGGCAACGCCCAGTCCGAGGCCGGCACCCGGCACGCCCAGGAGTACCGCACCCGGCTCGTCCCCGACGGCAACGGCGGCTACCTGCTGAACGGGGACAAGCACTACTGCACCGGCGCGCTGTTCGCGCACTGGGTCCCGGTGCTGGCCCAGCTGGAGGTGCCGGGCCAGGGCGACCGGCTGCACGTGGCCTACGTGCCCCGCGGCGCCCCCGGGCTGGAGGTCGTCGACGACTGGACGGGCATGGGGCAGCGGCTGACCGCCAGCGGCACGGTGCGGCTGCGGAACGTCTGGGTGCCGGCCGAGCGCGTGGTGCCCCACCACCTGACCTTCACCGGGCCGCAGGTCCACGGTGCCTACGCGCAGCTGCTGCACGCGGCCATCGACGTGGGCATCGCCGGGGGCGCGCTGCGCGATGCGGCCGAGTTCATCCGCACCAAGGCCCGGCCCTGGCCGGACAGCGGGTGCGGCAAGGCCGCCGAAGACCCGCTGCTCATCCAGCGGTTCGGGGAGCTGGTGATCGCCGAGCGGTCGGCGCGGGCGCTGCTGGCCGAGGCCGGCCGGGCGGTGGAACGTGCCAGGCATGATCTCACCGACGAGAGCGCCGCCGCCGCCTCGATCGCGGTGGCCACCGCCAAGGCGGTCGCCGACCGGGCCAGCGTGGAGATCTCCAACGCGCTGTTCGAGCTGTCGGGCACCCGCTCCAGCCTGGAGGAGCACAACCTGCACCGGCACTGGCGCAACGCGCGCACCCACACCCTCCACGACCCGGTCCGCTGGAAGATCCAGCACATCGGCCGCTACGCGCTCAACGGCACGCTGCCTCCGCGGCACG